In one window of Dehalococcoidia bacterium DNA:
- a CDS encoding transketolase C-terminal domain-containing protein: MSIQDNVKSFFEVLLELGEADPNVFVISQDMGSVGPFAQRFPDRAIDVGITEQNLVGVAAGLAIRGKLPFIYGMAPFVTMRAFEQIRTDLAYNGRNVKILAVFTGLAAGAWGATHHALEDIALMRAIPGMTVIAPADMHETERAVRAAAAHPGPVYLRLGAFLPVHEQEYDFEIGRAITLRKGTDAAIIATGNMVWAALQARESLQQRGVAARVIDMHTVKPLDAEAVRKAAAETGRLVTAEEHSVIGGLGSAVAEVLAETGAGRLARVGVRDVFCTEVASYPELCAMHGVTAEGIERAILSLL, from the coding sequence GTGAGCATCCAGGACAACGTCAAGTCGTTCTTCGAAGTGCTGCTCGAGCTGGGCGAGGCCGATCCGAACGTCTTCGTCATTAGCCAGGACATGGGCAGCGTCGGGCCGTTCGCGCAACGCTTCCCCGACCGCGCAATCGACGTGGGCATCACGGAGCAGAACCTCGTAGGCGTAGCCGCCGGCCTGGCGATCCGGGGGAAACTGCCGTTCATCTACGGCATGGCGCCTTTCGTCACCATGCGCGCCTTCGAACAGATACGCACCGATCTCGCCTACAACGGACGCAACGTCAAGATCCTCGCCGTCTTCACCGGGCTGGCCGCCGGCGCCTGGGGCGCGACGCACCACGCCCTCGAAGACATCGCCCTTATGCGCGCCATCCCCGGCATGACCGTCATCGCCCCCGCCGACATGCACGAGACGGAGCGCGCGGTCCGCGCCGCCGCCGCGCATCCGGGGCCGGTCTACCTGCGGCTCGGCGCCTTCCTCCCCGTGCACGAGCAGGAGTACGACTTCGAGATCGGCCGCGCGATAACCCTGCGCAAAGGGACGGACGCGGCGATAATCGCCACCGGCAACATGGTCTGGGCGGCGCTCCAGGCCCGCGAGAGCCTGCAGCAACGGGGTGTCGCCGCCCGCGTCATCGATATGCACACCGTGAAGCCGCTCGACGCCGAGGCCGTCCGAAAAGCGGCCGCGGAGACGGGGCGCCTCGTGACCGCGGAGGAGCACAGCGTGATCGGCGGGCTCGGATCGGCGGTGGCGGAGGTGCTGGCGGAGACGGGGGCCGGCAGGCTGGCGCGCGTGGGTGTGCGTGATGTCTTCTGCACGGAGGTGGCGAGCTATCCCGAACTTTGCGCCATGCACGGCGTGACTGCGGAAGGGATAGAGCGGGCCATCCTCTCGCTCCTCTGA
- a CDS encoding aminotransferase class III-fold pyridoxal phosphate-dependent enzyme — MAPDALYSFERSDALFERAQKVVPGGIYGHQSPRLLTLGSYPSFLARGDGCRIWDVDGNEYIDFMCSYGPIVLGHRHPKVEAAARAQQEKADCQNLPSEAWVELAELLVGITPWAAWAVFAKNGSDVTTWSLALARAYTGKDKIIMARDAYHGVGAWCTPGKAGITANEKADILCFEWNDLEDLRRVVDENRGEIAGIILTPFRHEAFHDSVMPAPGFLQSVRRLCDQEHLIFILDDVRAGFRLDLAGSGEYFGVEPDITCYCKAIANGYPVAAGLGREELRDFAQAVFFTGSFWTAAVPMAAAKATIETLRDEGGIQQMDAMGRRFWEGLDQQARSLGLKITLSGPPSIPFMSFKEDEAFERNRLFCGEAAKRGVFLHPHHNWFMMAAHTEKDIDEALVATEAAFKVVKQQFG; from the coding sequence ATGGCTCCTGACGCACTCTACTCGTTCGAACGCAGCGACGCCCTCTTTGAGCGCGCGCAAAAAGTGGTACCCGGCGGCATATACGGACACCAGAGCCCGCGGCTGCTAACGCTCGGCTCATACCCCAGCTTCCTCGCGCGCGGCGATGGCTGCCGCATCTGGGACGTCGACGGGAACGAGTACATCGACTTCATGTGCTCGTACGGGCCCATCGTTCTCGGTCACCGTCACCCGAAGGTGGAAGCGGCCGCGCGCGCGCAGCAGGAGAAGGCCGACTGCCAGAACCTGCCCTCCGAGGCGTGGGTCGAGCTCGCCGAGCTGCTCGTCGGCATCACCCCCTGGGCGGCGTGGGCCGTCTTCGCCAAGAACGGCTCCGACGTCACCACGTGGTCGCTCGCCCTGGCCCGCGCTTACACCGGCAAGGACAAGATAATCATGGCCCGCGACGCCTACCACGGCGTCGGCGCCTGGTGCACGCCGGGGAAGGCCGGCATCACCGCCAACGAGAAAGCCGACATCCTCTGTTTCGAGTGGAACGACCTCGAAGACCTGCGACGCGTCGTCGACGAGAACCGGGGCGAGATCGCGGGCATAATCCTCACGCCCTTCCGCCATGAAGCCTTCCACGACTCCGTCATGCCCGCGCCCGGCTTTCTCCAGAGCGTGCGCCGCCTCTGCGACCAGGAGCACCTGATCTTCATCCTCGACGACGTGCGCGCCGGCTTCCGGCTCGACCTAGCGGGCTCCGGCGAGTACTTCGGCGTCGAGCCCGACATCACCTGCTACTGCAAGGCGATCGCCAACGGCTACCCGGTTGCCGCCGGGCTCGGTCGCGAAGAGCTCCGCGACTTCGCGCAGGCGGTCTTCTTCACGGGCTCCTTCTGGACCGCCGCCGTGCCGATGGCCGCCGCGAAGGCGACAATCGAGACCCTCCGCGACGAGGGCGGCATTCAGCAGATGGACGCCATGGGCCGGCGCTTCTGGGAGGGGCTCGATCAGCAGGCGCGGTCGTTGGGACTGAAGATAACGCTGTCGGGCCCACCGTCGATCCCGTTCATGTCGTTCAAGGAGGACGAGGCCTTCGAGCGCAACCGGCTGTTTTGCGGCGAGGCAGCGAAGCGGGGCGTTTTCCTGCACCCGCACCACAACTGGTTCATGATGGCGGCGCACACGGAGAAAGACATTGACGAGGCGCTGGTGGCGACCGAGGCCGCGTTCAAGGTGGTGAAGCAGCAATTCGGCTAG
- a CDS encoding amidase, which translates to MSELWFTPAYELARRVRSRELSPVELMEACLARIEQVNPVINAFVAVDGERALAEAKAMADGIARGRDPGPLAGLPLGVKDLEDVAGFATTFGSVPFKENRPERDSVQVERLRAAGAIVVGKTNAPEFGSTAFTRNLLFGATLNPWDLTRTPGGSSGGSSAAIASGIVPIATGSDGGGSVRIPACYVGCFGIKPHYGRVPRGPFTMLTWSDTVCYGPLTRTVRDAALYLDAVVGPHPADPDSLPHPGLSYVETLERLPSKLRIGWSPTLGYAKVQPDVMREVKQAVGVFQRLGHEVEEVPEVFPQSCVAWAAISGGEVYAEIVEKLEAHREEFGRGFLRGIEQIGKLTPAQYGAAQKVRAELVNLLWRLFDRYDLLLTPTLPTEAFGARGDMPQEIDGRPLETPLDMVAFTCPFNLTGHPAATVRAGFTDAGLPAGLQIVGPRHRDDLVLQAAYAYECERPWNDRWPRDIPSRRG; encoded by the coding sequence ATGTCCGAGCTCTGGTTCACGCCCGCGTACGAGCTGGCCCGACGCGTCCGCTCGCGGGAGCTATCGCCTGTCGAGCTGATGGAAGCGTGCCTGGCGCGCATCGAGCAGGTCAATCCCGTCATCAACGCGTTCGTCGCTGTCGACGGCGAGCGGGCGCTCGCGGAAGCGAAGGCCATGGCCGACGGCATCGCCCGCGGGCGCGACCCGGGGCCCCTGGCCGGCCTGCCCCTCGGGGTGAAGGACCTCGAAGACGTCGCGGGCTTTGCCACCACCTTCGGGTCGGTGCCGTTCAAGGAGAACCGTCCCGAGCGCGACTCCGTCCAGGTCGAGCGGCTGCGGGCGGCGGGCGCCATCGTCGTGGGGAAGACGAACGCGCCCGAGTTTGGCTCGACGGCGTTCACGCGCAACCTGTTGTTCGGGGCCACGCTCAACCCGTGGGACCTCACGCGGACGCCCGGCGGCTCCAGCGGCGGCTCGTCGGCGGCGATCGCCTCCGGCATAGTGCCGATCGCCACCGGCTCCGACGGCGGGGGCTCGGTCCGCATACCGGCGTGCTACGTCGGCTGCTTCGGCATCAAGCCTCACTACGGCCGGGTCCCGCGCGGCCCCTTCACCATGCTGACCTGGAGCGATACCGTCTGCTACGGGCCGCTGACGCGCACCGTACGCGACGCCGCCCTCTACCTCGACGCCGTGGTCGGGCCGCATCCCGCGGACCCCGACTCGCTGCCGCACCCCGGCCTGTCGTACGTCGAGACGCTGGAGCGGCTGCCGTCGAAGTTGCGCATCGGCTGGAGCCCGACGCTCGGCTACGCGAAGGTGCAGCCGGACGTGATGCGCGAGGTGAAGCAGGCCGTCGGCGTCTTCCAGCGGCTGGGCCACGAAGTCGAAGAGGTTCCGGAAGTCTTCCCGCAGAGCTGCGTCGCCTGGGCGGCGATATCGGGCGGCGAGGTATACGCGGAGATCGTCGAGAAACTGGAGGCGCACCGCGAGGAGTTCGGGCGCGGCTTCCTGAGGGGGATCGAGCAGATCGGGAAGCTGACGCCCGCGCAGTACGGGGCGGCGCAGAAGGTGCGAGCGGAGCTGGTGAACCTGCTGTGGCGCCTGTTCGACCGCTACGACCTGCTGCTGACGCCGACGCTGCCCACGGAGGCGTTCGGGGCGCGCGGCGATATGCCGCAGGAGATCGACGGCCGGCCGCTGGAAACGCCGCTGGACATGGTGGCGTTCACGTGCCCCTTCAACCTGACGGGGCATCCGGCGGCGACGGTGCGCGCGGGCTTCACGGACGCGGGGCTGCCGGCAGGACTGCAGATCGTGGGACCGCGTCACCGCGACGACCTGGTGCTGCAAGCAGCGTACGCGTACGAGTGCGAGCGTCCCTGGAACGACCGCTGGCCCCGCGACATTCCGTCGCGCCGTGGCTAG
- a CDS encoding alpha/beta hydrolase, giving the protein MPFFDSNGVKIHYEVAGEGPPIMLVHGFASSLNGNWVITGWVKRLVDAGRKTIALDCRGHGESDKPHEPGAYSGESMSGDVVNLMDHLAIEKADLFGYSMGGWISMELMTRHPQRFRRVVLGGVGSVSRGATESSAIASALSADDASAVSHPVGQRFREFAESQGNDLKALAACVSRPRSPLDAEMLGKVRLPVLVAVGEKDDLVGRADALVAAIPGARFVSIPDRDHLTVVPDPRFKEAILSFLAEEPFA; this is encoded by the coding sequence ATGCCTTTCTTCGACTCGAATGGGGTGAAGATCCACTACGAGGTCGCCGGCGAGGGGCCGCCGATCATGCTCGTGCACGGCTTCGCCAGCAGCCTGAACGGTAACTGGGTGATAACCGGCTGGGTGAAGCGCCTGGTCGACGCTGGAAGGAAGACCATCGCCCTCGATTGCCGCGGCCACGGCGAAAGCGATAAGCCGCACGAGCCGGGCGCCTACAGCGGCGAATCGATGAGCGGCGACGTCGTCAACCTGATGGACCACCTGGCGATTGAGAAGGCCGATCTTTTCGGCTACTCAATGGGCGGCTGGATATCGATGGAGCTGATGACGCGTCACCCGCAGCGCTTCCGGCGCGTCGTGCTCGGCGGCGTGGGCAGCGTCTCGCGCGGCGCCACCGAGTCGTCGGCCATCGCGTCTGCCCTTTCCGCCGACGATGCCTCTGCCGTGAGTCATCCCGTGGGGCAGCGGTTTCGCGAGTTCGCTGAGTCGCAGGGGAACGACCTCAAGGCGCTCGCCGCCTGCGTCAGCCGGCCGCGCTCGCCGCTGGACGCCGAAATGCTGGGCAAGGTGCGCTTGCCGGTGCTGGTCGCCGTGGGGGAGAAGGACGATCTTGTGGGGCGGGCCGACGCCCTCGTGGCCGCGATCCCGGGTGCCCGCTTCGTCTCAATTCCCGACCGCGATCACCTGACGGTTGTGCCCGACCCCCGCTTCAAGGAAGCGATCCTCAGCTTCCTGGCCGAGGAGCCGTTCGCCTAA
- a CDS encoding PHP domain-containing protein: protein MLIDLHNHTGWGSGDSHVDPFRLVEQARRWGLDGIAITDHDQLWDPEKVEMLRQRTDFPVVVGAEVDTDIGHVLVFGLAGPQRWLRIPSVEELRAQVDEAGGVMIAAHPFQDLASALLAGRSVEEEWARLTQRYRWRLMDAIEVHNGRMGEQQRRMASELAGRLALPTTGGSDSHRLMEVARSFTVFEDDIRSEHDLVEAIKRGRCRGGDWASEGLIDRRGRELSASGGGRADLEE, encoded by the coding sequence ATGCTCATCGACCTCCATAATCACACCGGCTGGGGCTCCGGCGACAGCCACGTCGACCCGTTTCGTCTCGTCGAACAGGCGCGCCGCTGGGGCCTCGACGGAATCGCCATCACCGACCACGACCAGTTGTGGGACCCGGAGAAAGTGGAGATGCTGCGGCAGCGGACGGACTTTCCGGTGGTGGTCGGCGCGGAGGTCGATACGGACATCGGGCACGTGCTCGTCTTCGGGCTGGCAGGGCCACAGCGCTGGCTGCGCATCCCCAGCGTCGAGGAATTGCGGGCGCAGGTGGACGAAGCGGGCGGCGTGATGATCGCGGCGCACCCGTTCCAGGACCTGGCGTCGGCCCTGCTCGCCGGCCGGTCCGTCGAGGAAGAGTGGGCGCGGCTCACGCAGCGGTACCGCTGGCGGCTGATGGACGCCATTGAGGTGCACAACGGGCGCATGGGCGAGCAGCAACGGAGGATGGCGTCGGAGTTAGCCGGACGGCTCGCGTTGCCGACAACGGGCGGCAGCGACTCGCACCGCCTGATGGAGGTCGCGAGGTCGTTCACCGTGTTCGAGGACGACATCAGGAGCGAGCACGACCTGGTAGAGGCAATCAAACGGGGGCGCTGCCGCGGCGGCGACTGGGCGTCGGAAGGGCTCATCGATAGGCGGGGCCGCGAGCTCAGCGCTTCCGGCGGCGGACGCGCCGACCTGGAGGAATGA
- a CDS encoding 4Fe-4S dicluster domain-containing protein: MNPVSPIININRELCTTPFDCKRCLRVCPPAVFNVTAVKMIRGVELDRKEPGNYVVFPAYRDKCTACNKCVEVCPVGAISLTMPEEVSA, encoded by the coding sequence ATGAACCCGGTAAGCCCGATAATCAATATCAACCGCGAGCTCTGCACCACCCCCTTTGACTGCAAGCGCTGCCTGCGCGTCTGCCCGCCGGCCGTATTCAACGTGACGGCTGTCAAAATGATCCGCGGCGTCGAGCTCGACAGGAAGGAGCCCGGCAACTACGTGGTCTTTCCCGCCTACCGCGACAAGTGCACCGCCTGCAACAAGTGCGTCGAGGTCTGTCCCGTCGGCGCAATCAGCCTGACTATGCCCGAGGAGGTTTCCGCATGA
- a CDS encoding 4Fe-4S binding protein: protein MCRMCEWLGDGTVWYKNPKNYSNRMYKLREPGAKSNFRGDPQNVGMGLQDAIQAKANGDLDKFRSIISEMNRRHATQPGTQVVPLKDCIDVVMEMGTPTAAMHCICRKTARGEEETNINEYSCLGLGTGMFKWERWPERYRGGVEFLSPKQTAEFLEYWDKRGMVHILMQEGGDFIGGICNCDYPDCLPIRLRVDYGLDYQLVKGEYICEVDYERCNGCGECLGRCQFNALKYEATIDKPNIDPMACFGCGLCMTACNRGAISLVERDKYPVLKRVW from the coding sequence ATGTGCCGGATGTGCGAATGGCTGGGCGACGGGACCGTCTGGTATAAGAACCCCAAGAACTACTCCAACCGCATGTACAAGCTGCGAGAGCCCGGCGCCAAGAGCAACTTTCGCGGCGACCCGCAAAACGTAGGGATGGGCCTCCAGGACGCCATACAGGCGAAGGCCAACGGCGACCTCGATAAGTTCCGCTCCATCATCAGCGAGATGAACCGTCGCCACGCAACGCAGCCGGGCACGCAGGTCGTCCCCCTGAAGGACTGCATTGACGTGGTCATGGAAATGGGCACGCCCACCGCTGCCATGCATTGCATCTGCCGGAAAACGGCGCGCGGCGAAGAGGAGACGAACATCAACGAGTACAGTTGTCTCGGGCTGGGCACGGGGATGTTCAAGTGGGAGCGCTGGCCGGAACGCTACCGCGGCGGCGTCGAATTCCTCAGCCCGAAGCAGACGGCGGAGTTCCTGGAGTACTGGGACAAGCGCGGCATGGTGCACATCCTCATGCAGGAGGGCGGCGACTTCATCGGCGGCATCTGCAACTGCGACTACCCCGATTGCCTGCCCATCCGCCTGCGAGTCGATTACGGGCTGGACTATCAGCTCGTCAAGGGCGAGTACATCTGCGAGGTCGACTACGAGCGATGCAACGGCTGCGGCGAATGCCTGGGCCGCTGCCAGTTCAACGCCCTCAAGTACGAGGCGACGATCGACAAGCCGAATATCGACCCCATGGCCTGCTTCGGCTGCGGCCTCTGCATGACCGCCTGCAACCGCGGCGCGATAAGCCTGGTGGAAAGGGACAAGTACCCTGTGTTGAAGAGGGTGTGGTAA
- a CDS encoding MFS transporter has translation MEPPATKIPGGEEAASGRRLAAATNEGARGGSKTFAALSSLNYRWYWTSLLLYFMAMQMSQVARSFLAYDIAGKATALGFVSVAWGIPMSLCSPLGGVIADRVDKRKLLLVTQSFITFFYLVMAVLVHAGVIEIWHLVVISFCQGIVWAFNMPARQALVPELAGEGESLMNALALNSGAMNATRIIGPSLAGGLIALPWFGMTGTFYTVVALDTAVLFALWKIESPGAARRQTARPFWEEMTVGARYILNYWSLVVLIMMAFVVVLVGMSYFVLLPVFAGEEVYDVGSFGFGMMNTFVGIGAIMGSLLMARISGYPHRSALQLLVGIGFGVGLLLFGIAPVFALALVTLALVGFMSTSYATLNNTLIFAHTEREFTGRVMSVYTLTWSLQPIAIMPLTATADLAGARPVMAAMGVAVASFVALVAVLYPGYRRIGTPAAIALERASAVEAAPGK, from the coding sequence ATGGAGCCTCCTGCCACGAAAATACCCGGTGGGGAAGAGGCCGCAAGCGGCCGTCGCCTCGCGGCGGCGACAAACGAGGGCGCCCGCGGCGGAAGCAAAACGTTCGCCGCACTCAGCAGTCTCAACTACCGCTGGTACTGGACGAGCCTCCTCCTCTACTTCATGGCCATGCAGATGTCGCAGGTGGCGCGCAGCTTCCTCGCCTACGACATCGCGGGGAAGGCGACCGCGCTCGGCTTCGTGAGCGTCGCCTGGGGCATACCCATGTCCCTCTGCTCTCCCCTGGGCGGCGTCATCGCCGATCGCGTGGACAAGCGGAAGCTCCTGCTCGTCACGCAGAGCTTCATCACCTTCTTCTATCTGGTGATGGCCGTGCTCGTGCACGCCGGCGTCATCGAGATCTGGCACCTCGTCGTCATAAGCTTCTGCCAGGGAATTGTGTGGGCGTTCAACATGCCCGCGCGCCAGGCGCTGGTGCCGGAGCTGGCGGGCGAGGGCGAGTCGCTGATGAACGCTCTCGCTTTGAACAGCGGCGCCATGAACGCCACCCGCATCATCGGGCCTTCGCTCGCGGGCGGTCTCATCGCCCTGCCCTGGTTCGGCATGACCGGCACCTTCTACACCGTCGTCGCCCTCGATACCGCCGTCCTCTTCGCCCTGTGGAAGATCGAGTCGCCGGGTGCGGCGCGCCGTCAGACAGCACGTCCGTTCTGGGAGGAGATGACCGTCGGCGCGAGGTACATCCTCAATTACTGGTCGCTGGTCGTCCTCATTATGATGGCCTTTGTCGTCGTGCTCGTCGGCATGTCGTACTTCGTGCTCCTGCCCGTCTTCGCCGGCGAGGAGGTCTACGACGTCGGCTCCTTCGGCTTTGGGATGATGAACACATTCGTCGGCATCGGCGCGATCATGGGGTCGCTGCTGATGGCGCGCATCAGCGGCTACCCGCACCGCTCCGCGTTGCAGCTCCTCGTCGGCATCGGCTTCGGCGTCGGGCTGCTGCTGTTCGGGATTGCGCCCGTGTTCGCCCTTGCGCTTGTCACGCTGGCGCTTGTCGGCTTCATGTCCACAAGCTACGCCACCCTGAACAACACCCTCATCTTCGCCCACACAGAGCGTGAGTTCACGGGCAGGGTGATGAGCGTGTACACGCTCACATGGTCGCTCCAGCCGATCGCCATAATGCCGCTCACCGCCACCGCCGACCTCGCGGGGGCGCGGCCAGTGATGGCGGCGATGGGGGTGGCCGTCGCCTCGTTCGTAGCGCTGGTTGCCGTCCTCTACCCCGGCTATCGCCGCATCGGCACACCCGCCGCCATCGCCCTCGAACGGGCAAGCGCGGTCGAGGCCGCTCCCGGCAAGTGA
- a CDS encoding FAD-dependent oxidoreductase has translation MSDETITMYGALWCPDCIRSKDFLTEQRVPFEWIDIEADPTAAARVREINDGKQIIPTILFADGSILVEPSNDELARKLGLRLRAKKDSYDLIIVGGGPAGLTAAIYAARERIDCLVIEKSAPGGQPGRVERYDNYPGFPGGVSGAEIADRMVAQARENGVEILQAVAVGGIARDGERLRVTTDQGDEYSARAVLIATGTGRRKLGVPGEERLTGRGVHYCATCDGPLYRGADEVMVVGGGNAGLEEAISLSRFAKLVRIVEFLPSLSAFRALQEKVLDRPEFRVHTETEVLRFEGERKLSSVVCHDRKTGEETTFQPAAAFVVIGMQPHSDFLRGSLDLDEKGFVVVDDSFQTSLPGVFAAGDIRSRSPRQLAAAVGDGVAAFMALRRYLQEPVAQPAGEQRPQAVKE, from the coding sequence ATGAGCGACGAAACGATAACGATGTACGGCGCCCTGTGGTGCCCCGATTGCATACGCTCGAAGGACTTCCTGACCGAGCAGCGCGTCCCCTTCGAATGGATCGATATCGAGGCCGACCCGACGGCCGCGGCCAGGGTAAGGGAGATCAACGACGGCAAACAGATAATCCCCACAATCCTGTTCGCCGACGGCTCCATCCTCGTCGAGCCGTCAAACGACGAGCTTGCCCGTAAGCTGGGCCTCAGACTGAGGGCGAAGAAGGACTCGTACGACCTGATCATCGTTGGTGGAGGGCCCGCCGGCCTCACCGCCGCCATCTACGCCGCCCGCGAGCGCATTGATTGCCTGGTTATCGAGAAGAGCGCGCCCGGCGGCCAGCCGGGAAGGGTGGAGCGTTACGACAACTACCCGGGGTTCCCGGGAGGAGTATCGGGCGCGGAGATAGCAGACCGGATGGTGGCGCAGGCACGCGAGAACGGCGTCGAGATACTGCAAGCGGTGGCCGTCGGCGGCATCGCGCGGGACGGCGAGCGGCTCCGCGTGACGACGGACCAGGGCGATGAGTACTCGGCGCGGGCCGTGCTCATCGCGACAGGCACCGGGAGGAGAAAGCTGGGCGTTCCGGGCGAAGAGAGGCTGACCGGCAGGGGCGTCCACTACTGCGCCACCTGCGACGGGCCGCTTTACCGGGGCGCGGATGAAGTGATGGTGGTCGGCGGGGGGAACGCGGGTCTGGAGGAAGCGATCTCGCTGTCCCGCTTCGCGAAGCTCGTGCGCATCGTCGAGTTCCTGCCGTCGCTCAGCGCGTTCCGGGCGCTACAGGAGAAGGTGCTCGACCGCCCCGAGTTCCGAGTGCACACCGAGACCGAGGTGCTGCGCTTCGAGGGCGAGCGCAAGCTGTCGTCGGTCGTGTGCCACGACCGGAAGACGGGCGAGGAGACGACGTTTCAGCCGGCCGCGGCCTTCGTCGTTATCGGCATGCAGCCCCACAGCGATTTCCTGCGCGGCTCCCTCGACCTAGACGAGAAGGGCTTCGTCGTCGTCGATGACTCCTTTCAGACGAGCCTGCCGGGCGTGTTTGCCGCCGGCGACATCCGCTCGCGCTCTCCGCGGCAACTGGCCGCTGCCGTCGGCGATGGGGTGGCCGCGTTCATGGCGCTGCGCCGCTACTTGCAGGAGCCCGTCGCGCAGCCCGCCGGAGAACAGAGACCGCAGGCCGTCAAGGAGTAA
- a CDS encoding methyltransferase domain-containing protein, whose product MNSKSVDETAKEQARYQGVARWYDLATRPMELLGFRRLRRRLWQQVDGARVLEIGVGTGVNLSLYPDGSRVVAIDIAPAMLQRAVERARRDSRRVDFLLADAQHLPLKDAVFDTVIATCVFCSVPDPQAGLREALRVCAPGGKLRLFEHVIAKNRLLGRVMRWLNPIAVRIGGENIDRDTVGNVRAAGWTLEREESRMLGILKLIYGRPQP is encoded by the coding sequence ATGAACTCGAAGTCAGTTGACGAGACCGCGAAGGAGCAGGCGCGCTACCAGGGCGTCGCCCGCTGGTACGACCTCGCGACTCGCCCCATGGAGTTGCTCGGCTTCCGCCGCCTGCGACGCCGCCTCTGGCAGCAGGTGGACGGCGCGCGCGTGCTCGAGATCGGCGTGGGCACCGGCGTCAACCTGTCCCTCTACCCGGACGGCTCGCGCGTCGTCGCCATCGACATCGCCCCCGCGATGCTCCAGCGCGCGGTCGAGCGGGCGAGGCGCGACAGCCGCCGGGTCGACTTCCTCCTCGCCGACGCCCAGCATCTCCCGCTGAAGGACGCCGTCTTCGACACGGTCATCGCCACCTGCGTCTTCTGCTCTGTCCCCGACCCACAGGCCGGACTCCGCGAGGCGCTGCGCGTTTGCGCCCCCGGCGGGAAGTTGCGCCTCTTCGAGCACGTCATCGCGAAGAACCGGCTTCTCGGCAGGGTGATGCGCTGGCTCAACCCCATCGCGGTCCGGATAGGCGGCGAAAACATTGATCGCGACACCGTCGGGAACGTGCGCGCCGCCGGCTGGACCCTCGAGCGCGAGGAGTCGCGGATGCTGGGCATCCTCAAGCTCATATACGGGCGGCCCCAACCGTAG
- a CDS encoding SHOCT domain-containing protein, with the protein MWWHAHEGMGWWMLFGGILWLVFLGTILYFIAYALGGTRTSRRGDEDDALEIAKRRYARGDITREEFEQIRRDLTGRSSSGPG; encoded by the coding sequence ATGTGGTGGCATGCGCATGAGGGGATGGGCTGGTGGATGCTCTTCGGCGGCATACTCTGGCTCGTCTTTCTGGGGACGATCCTCTATTTCATCGCGTACGCGCTTGGCGGGACGCGGACGTCGCGGCGCGGTGACGAAGACGACGCCCTCGAGATAGCGAAGCGGCGCTACGCGCGGGGCGACATCACCCGCGAGGAGTTCGAGCAGATCCGCCGCGACCTCACCGGTCGGTCATCGTCAGGGCCCGGGTAG